The Papaver somniferum cultivar HN1 chromosome 3, ASM357369v1, whole genome shotgun sequence genome includes a region encoding these proteins:
- the LOC113362075 gene encoding 14 kDa proline-rich protein DC2.15-like encodes MAALTSTVLFLSLNLLFFTLVTSAYASCPPPPKSTIPKRPPTYTPPKTNPSPKFPVPSTKPILCPRDTLKLAACADVLNGVVHLIVGTPPNTPCCSLINGLVDLEAAVCLCTALRAQVLGINLDVSVALSLLLNTCGKKVPYGFQCA; translated from the coding sequence ATGGCGGCTTTAACATCAACTGTGCTCTTCTTGTCTCTAAACCTACTGttctttactttggtgacttcaGCTTATGCTTCATGCCCACCACCACCAAAGAGTACAATACCTAAACGACCTCCAACTTATACACCACCAAAAACCAACCCATCCCCGAAATTCCCAGTACCATCGACAAAGCCTATTCTTTGCCCAAGGGATACCTTAAAACTGGCTGCTTGCGCTGATGTGTTAAATGGTGTTGTACACCTTATTGTTGGAACACCACCTAACACTCCTTGTTGCAGCCTCATTAATGGTTTGGTTGATCTTGAAGCTGCAGTTTGTTTATGCACCGCCCTTAGAGCTCAGGTTTTGGGAATCAACCTTGACGTTTCCGTGGCCCTCAGTTTACTTCTAAATACTTGTGGCAAGAAAGTTCCATATGGTTTCCAATGCGCATAA